From a single Lonchura striata isolate bLonStr1 chromosome 13, bLonStr1.mat, whole genome shotgun sequence genomic region:
- the CYBA gene encoding cytochrome b-245 light chain, whose protein sequence is MGQIEWAMWANEQALAAGLILLTGGVVAVAGQFQGWYFAAYSIAAGLLVCLLEYPRSKRQKGSTMERCGQKYLTAVVKLLGPLTRNYYIRAILHAALAVPAGFLLSTILGTVCLGIASGIYLLAAVRGEEWRPIEQKPRERPQVGGTIKQPPSNPPPRPPPDARKKQPEVGGQVNPIPVEVE, encoded by the exons ATGGGGCAGATCGAGTGGGCCATGTGGGCGAACGAGCAGGCGCTCGCCGCCGGGCTCA TTCTGCTGACGGGCGGGGTCGTGGCCGTGGCGGGGCAGTTCCAGGGCTGGTACTTCGCGGCCTATTCCAT CGCGGCAGGGCTCCTGGTGTGCCTGCTCGAGTACCCCCGGAGCAAGCGCCAAAAGGGCTCCACCATGGAGAGGTG CGGCCAGAAGTACCTGACAGCCGTGGTGAAGCTGCTGGGGCCCCTCACCAGGAATTATTACATCCGAGCCATCCTCCACGCCGC cctggctgtccctgccgGATTCCTCCTCTCCACCATCCTGGGCACCGTCTGCCTGGGCATCGCCAGCGGCATCTACCTGCTG gctgcagtgcGAGGGGAGGAGTGGAGACCCATCGAGCAGAagccccgggagcggccccaAGTGGGGGGCACCATCAAGCAGCCCCCCAGCAaccccccgccccggccgccccccgACGCCCGCAAGAAGCAGCCGGAGGTGGGGGGGCAGGTGAACCCCATCCCTGTGGAGGTGGAATAA
- the RNF166 gene encoding E3 ubiquitin-protein ligase RNF166 encodes MFRSLLVAAAQRPQGPAGPPRAAPGAAAEALEAQFSCPICLEVFHRAVGIAGCGHTFCGECLQPCLQVPSPLCPLCRVPFDPKKVEKASSLEKQLSSYKAPCRGCSKKVTLAKMRSHVSSCAKVQEQMANCPKFVPVVPTSQPIPSNIPNRSTFVCPYCGARNLDQQELLKHCMENHRNDPNRVVCPVCSAMPWGDPSYKSANFLQHLLHRHKFSYDTFVDYNIDEEAALQAALALSLSEN; translated from the exons ATGTTCCGGAGCCTGCTGGTGGCGGCGGCGCAGCGGCCGCAGGGCccggccgggcccccccgcgccgcccccggcgcCGCGGCCGAGGCGCTGGAGGCGCAGTTCAGCTGCCCCATCTGCCTCGAGGTTTTCCACCGCGCCGTCGGCATCGCGGGCTGCGGCCACAC gTTTTGTGGGGAatgcctgcagccctgcctgcaggtgCCCTCCCCGCTGTGCCCGCTCTGCCGCGTGCCCTTCGATCCCAAAAAGGTGGAGAAGGcttccagcctggagaagcagctctcgTCCTACAAGGCTccctgcagaggctgcagcaaGAAG gtgaccctggccAAAATGCGCTCTCACGTCTCGTCCTGCGCCAAGGTGCAGGAGCAGATGGCCAACTGCCCCAAGTTTGTTCcagttgtccccacatcccagCCTATTCCCAG CAACATTCCCAACCGCTCCACGTTCGTGTGTCCGTACTGCGGCGCGCGGAACCTGgaccagcaggagctgctgaaacACTGCATGGAGAACCACCGCAACGACCCCAACAGAGTG GTGTGCCCGGTGTGCTCGGCCATGCCCTGGGGGGATCCCAGCTACAAGAGTGCCAACTTCCTGCAGCACCTGCTCCACAGGCACAAGTTCTCCTACGACACCTTCGTG GATTACAACATCGACGAGGAGGCGGCGttgcaggcagccctggctctgtccctctctgagAACTGA
- the MVD gene encoding diphosphomevalonate decarboxylase, with the protein MAAERGLAMATCTAPVNIAVIKYWGKRDTNLILPINSSLSVTLHQDQLRTTTTAAASRDFTEDRLWLNGKEADVGHPRVQACLREVRRLARKRRGAGEDAAALSLSCKVHIASENNFPTAAGLASSAAGYACLVSALARLYGLEEELSEVARRGSGSACRSMFGGFVQWQRGERPDGSDSLALQVAPETHWPELRVLVLVVSGEKKPVGSTAGMQTSVETSPLLKHRAEVVVPERLAQMMRHIQERDFEGFGQLAMRDSNQFHATCLDTFPPIFYLTDVSRHIIALAHRYNAHHGHTKVAYTFDAGPNAVVFALADAVAEFVEVLRRSFPPAANGDEFVRGLPVGSAALPQELLAAVVTEPLPGAVRYILHTKPGPGPQLVDDPSQHLLGADGLPRSRA; encoded by the exons ATGGCGGCGGAGCGCGGGCTGGCCATGGCGACCTGCACGGCCCCGGTGAACATCGCCGTGATCAAATACT GGGGCAAGCGTGACACCAACCTCATCCTGCCCATCAACTCCTCCCTGAGCGTGACACTGCACCAGGACCAG CTCAGGACCACCACGACGGCGGCCGCCAGCCGGGATTTCACGGAGGACCGGCTGTGGCTCAACGGGAAGGAGGCGGACGTGGGGCACCCGCGGGTCCAGGCCTGTCTGCGCGAGG tGCGGCGCCTGGCGCGGaagcgccgcggggccggcgaGGACGCGGCTGCGCTCAGCCTTTCCTGCAAAGTCCACATCGCCTCCGAGAACAACTTCCCCACGGCCGCCGGGCTCGCCTCGTCCGCCGCCGGCTACGCCTGCCTGG tGTCGGCGCTGGCCCGGCTCTacgggctggaggaggagctgTCCGAGGTGGCCCGGCGGGGCTCGGGCAGTGCCTGTCGCAGCATGTTCGGCGGCTTCGTGCAGTGGCAGCGCGGGGAGCGCCCCGATGGCAGCgacagcctggccctgcaggtgGCCCCTGAGACGCACTGGCCGGAGCTCCGCGTCCTCGTCCTGGTg GTCAGTGGGGAGAAGAAGCCGGTGGGTAGCACGGCGGGCATGCAGACCAGCGTGGAGACCAGTCCCCTGCTGAAG CACCGGGCAGAGGTGGTGGTCCCCGAGCGCCTGGCGCAGATGATGCGGCACATCCAGGAGCGGGACTTCGAGGGCTTTGGCCAGCTGGCCATGAGGGACAGCAACCAGTTCCACGCCACCTGCCTGGACACCTTCCCGCCCATCTTCTACCTGACGGACGTGTCTCGCCACATCATCGCGCTGGCGCACCGCTACAACGCCCACCACGGCCACACCAAG GTCGCCTACACCTTCGACGCCGGCCCCAACGCCGTCGTCTTCGCGCTGGCCGACGCCGTGGCCGAGTTCGTGGAGGTGCTGAGGCGCAGCTTCCCCCCGGCCGCCAACGGGGACGA GTTTGTGCGGGGGCTGCCCGTGGGCTCGGCCGCGCTGccgcaggagctgctggccgCCGTGGTCACCGagcccctgcccggggctgtgcGGTACATCCTGCACACCAAG CCTGGCCCTGGTCCCCAGCTGGTGGATGACCCCAGCCAGCACCTCCTGGGCGCGGATGGGCTGCCCCGCAGCCGGGCCTGA